The Gordonia sp. KTR9 genome contains a region encoding:
- the dusB gene encoding tRNA dihydrouridine synthase DusB, giving the protein MSTTLSTHPAPSTTEGAGSALRIGSIELASPVVLAPMAGVTNVAFRTLCRELELARTGTVSGLYVCEMVTARALVERHPVTMHMTTFGPDENPRSMQLYTVDPEYTYQAAKMIVDENLADHIDMNFGCPVPKVTRKGGGSAIPYKRTLFRKIVAAAVRATEGTDIPVTVKFRIGIDDEHRTHLDAGRIAAEEGAAAVALHARTASQRYSGEADWDEIARLKEHVTSVPVLGNGDIFEPADAVAMMNQTGCDGVVVGRGCLGRPWLFAELAAELGGFAAPTPPNLGEVADIMVRHCQLLVDHHGEMKGCREIRKHVAWYLRGFPAGSEIRRRMALVGSVDELRELLAELPADAPFPSDGHGPRGRQGSPAKVALPDGWLDDPDEDVIPAGAEIMHSGG; this is encoded by the coding sequence CTGAGCACCACCCTCTCGACGCACCCGGCGCCTTCGACCACCGAAGGCGCCGGTTCTGCGCTGCGCATCGGCTCGATCGAGCTGGCCAGCCCGGTCGTGCTCGCCCCCATGGCCGGTGTCACGAACGTCGCGTTCCGGACGCTGTGCCGTGAACTCGAACTCGCACGCACCGGCACCGTCTCCGGGTTGTACGTCTGCGAGATGGTGACGGCTCGCGCACTCGTCGAGCGGCACCCGGTCACGATGCACATGACGACCTTCGGACCCGACGAGAATCCTCGGTCGATGCAGCTCTACACCGTCGACCCGGAGTACACGTACCAGGCCGCGAAGATGATCGTCGACGAGAACCTCGCCGATCACATCGACATGAACTTCGGCTGCCCGGTCCCCAAGGTGACGCGCAAGGGCGGCGGTTCGGCGATCCCGTACAAGCGCACCCTGTTCCGCAAGATCGTCGCCGCGGCCGTCCGCGCCACCGAGGGCACCGACATCCCGGTGACGGTGAAGTTCCGCATCGGCATCGACGACGAGCACCGCACCCACCTCGACGCCGGCCGGATCGCCGCGGAGGAGGGCGCGGCCGCCGTGGCCCTCCATGCGCGCACCGCGTCGCAGCGCTATTCCGGCGAGGCCGACTGGGACGAGATCGCCCGGCTCAAGGAGCACGTGACCTCGGTGCCCGTGCTCGGCAACGGCGACATCTTCGAACCCGCCGATGCGGTCGCGATGATGAACCAGACGGGCTGCGACGGTGTGGTCGTCGGCCGCGGCTGCCTCGGCCGTCCCTGGTTGTTCGCCGAACTCGCGGCCGAGCTCGGTGGTTTCGCGGCCCCCACGCCGCCGAACCTGGGCGAGGTCGCCGACATCATGGTCCGGCACTGCCAACTCCTGGTCGATCACCACGGTGAGATGAAGGGCTGCCGCGAGATCCGCAAGCATGTCGCCTGGTACCTGCGCGGCTTCCCGGCAGGTTCGGAGATCCGCCGGCGGATGGCGCTGGTCGGCAGCGTCGACGAGCTGCGTGAGCTGCTCGCCGAGTTGCCCGCCGACGCCCCCTTCCCGTCCGACGGCCACGGCCCGCGCGGTAGGCAGGGTTCGCCGGCCAAGGTCGCACTGCCGGACGGGTGGCTCGACGATCCGGACGAGGACGTCATCCCGGCCGGCGCCGAGATCATGCACTCCGGCGGTTGA
- a CDS encoding acyl-ACP desaturase, with protein sequence MARELTQLELLKELAPVAEDNVNRHLKIAKDWNPHDYVPWDEGRNFAALGGVDYDPEQSQLDEVAKAAMITNLLTEDNLPSYHRVIADNFSIDSAWGHWVGRWTAEENRHGIVMRDYLVVTRGVDPVALEEARMIHMTNGYDPMLAAAGRVDELEEHADELGILHSVAYVTFQELATRVSHRNTGKACNDPIADKMLQRIAADENLHMIFYRNICGAGFDISPDQTLRAVTDIVTNFQMPGAGMPNFRRHGVLMAKHGIYDLRQHLEEVVMPVLRKWNVFERDDFTSEGEKTREELAAFLEQLEKDTIRFEEMRDRSLAREAKKREQQAS encoded by the coding sequence ATGGCACGCGAGCTGACGCAACTCGAGCTTCTCAAGGAGCTGGCCCCGGTTGCCGAGGACAACGTCAACCGTCACCTCAAGATCGCCAAGGACTGGAACCCCCACGATTACGTGCCGTGGGACGAGGGCCGCAACTTCGCCGCCCTCGGTGGCGTCGACTACGACCCCGAGCAGTCGCAGCTCGACGAGGTCGCCAAGGCCGCGATGATCACGAACCTCCTCACCGAGGACAACCTGCCGTCGTACCACCGAGTCATCGCCGACAACTTCTCCATCGACTCCGCGTGGGGACACTGGGTCGGTCGCTGGACCGCCGAGGAGAACCGCCACGGCATCGTCATGCGCGACTACCTCGTGGTCACCCGCGGTGTCGATCCCGTCGCCCTCGAAGAGGCGCGGATGATCCACATGACCAACGGTTACGACCCGATGCTGGCCGCCGCCGGGCGCGTGGACGAGCTCGAAGAGCACGCCGACGAACTGGGCATCCTGCACTCCGTGGCCTACGTGACCTTCCAGGAACTCGCGACCCGCGTCAGCCACCGCAACACCGGCAAGGCCTGCAACGACCCGATCGCCGACAAGATGCTCCAGCGCATCGCGGCCGACGAGAACCTGCACATGATCTTCTATCGCAACATCTGCGGTGCGGGCTTCGACATCTCCCCCGACCAGACGCTGCGTGCGGTCACCGACATCGTGACCAACTTCCAGATGCCCGGCGCCGGTATGCCCAACTTCCGTCGCCACGGCGTGCTCATGGCCAAGCACGGCATCTACGACCTGCGCCAGCACCTCGAAGAGGTCGTCATGCCGGTCCTGCGCAAGTGGAACGTCTTCGAGCGCGATGACTTCACCAGCGAGGGCGAGAAGACCCGCGAGGAGCTCGCCGCCTTCCTCGAGCAGCTCGAGAAGGACACCATCCGCTTCGAGGAGATGCGCGACCGTTCGCTCGCCCGCGAGGCCAAGAAGCGGGAGCAGCAGGCATCCTGA
- a CDS encoding LCP family protein: MSRRTPGPDDPEAGDADRSRRGRRAGRSRDDSVPAPGQDATGPADPGTQPPAHPSLREPRSADRFVRGRTRLTVRQLMEQMNAEESAPAEPPAGPGRPGTRRAMPPRPESRTPETPPSTRGRSRRLGQPFGSGAESPPAPPGRAPASPQPAPDDRPTTVHRFDNDVTQKIPTVGDSAPDLSDRATAKRAIEESRAQEPVAGPSAGAPAVQPPLERTPDLTGPLALRSAPRRHPGRDEDRPGAMLRKTAATGRILVAIACVLALVGTGFVWGYLQSWNGNWRNVTAVDPDDQNIRNKDAQYGDETYLIVGTDTRGGQNAKVGAGTTADAEGARSDTVILVNIPANRGRVVAVSFPRDLQVDQPACNAWDNETGQYGAEMPPQSGVKLNSVYFYGGPQCLVRVITAMSGLNINHFIGMDFYGFEKVVRAIGGVEVCSTVPLYDYEIGQILRKPGKQKLTGRRALNYVRARNIASEGNGDYGRIKRQQLFMSSLLRSSLSGNVLSNPNKLNGIVNTFIEYSYVDGVDTQSLISLAESMQGIEAGRVSFLTIPTSGTSTDGANNEIPRTSDIDAIFDAIIDDLPLPGEQARKKPPSSSRAPSSSDAPSTNADAGTPGPVTATAQNPGNVGVRVLNGTDQTGLATEVSEQLTPYGFDVRGVADASENRDDTVVRYGPGQRDAAATLAEMFPNASIQLDRTVKSGVELIVGADFAGTLGSVPASGATLTANQLAPAENTGNLPNDLAITNAGDTTCT, encoded by the coding sequence TTGAGTCGTAGGACACCGGGCCCGGACGACCCCGAGGCGGGCGACGCCGATCGCTCTCGTCGTGGCCGTCGCGCCGGACGCTCCCGCGACGACTCCGTCCCGGCGCCGGGTCAGGACGCGACCGGCCCCGCCGATCCCGGTACTCAGCCGCCCGCACACCCCAGCCTCCGCGAGCCCCGCTCGGCGGATCGTTTCGTCCGCGGACGAACGCGGCTCACGGTCCGCCAGCTCATGGAGCAGATGAACGCGGAGGAGTCGGCACCCGCCGAGCCGCCCGCGGGCCCCGGCCGGCCCGGCACCCGCCGCGCGATGCCGCCACGTCCGGAGTCACGGACGCCCGAGACCCCGCCGTCGACCCGCGGACGGTCCCGCCGCCTCGGCCAGCCGTTCGGTTCGGGCGCCGAGTCCCCGCCGGCTCCGCCCGGTCGCGCGCCGGCCAGCCCGCAACCGGCACCCGACGACCGCCCCACCACGGTCCACCGCTTCGACAACGACGTCACCCAGAAGATCCCGACCGTCGGCGACTCCGCACCGGACCTGTCCGACCGCGCGACCGCGAAGCGGGCCATCGAGGAATCCCGTGCCCAGGAGCCGGTCGCCGGGCCTTCGGCCGGCGCCCCGGCCGTGCAGCCGCCGCTCGAGCGCACTCCCGACCTCACCGGCCCCCTCGCCCTGCGTTCGGCGCCCCGACGCCATCCCGGGCGCGACGAGGACCGCCCGGGCGCGATGCTCCGCAAAACCGCCGCGACCGGACGGATCCTGGTCGCCATCGCGTGCGTGCTCGCCCTCGTCGGCACCGGATTCGTCTGGGGCTACCTGCAGTCGTGGAACGGCAACTGGCGCAATGTCACCGCCGTCGACCCCGACGACCAGAACATCCGCAACAAAGACGCCCAGTACGGCGACGAGACCTATCTGATCGTCGGAACCGACACCCGTGGCGGACAGAACGCCAAGGTCGGCGCCGGCACCACCGCCGACGCCGAGGGCGCCCGTTCGGACACCGTGATCCTGGTCAACATCCCGGCCAACCGCGGCCGCGTCGTCGCGGTGTCGTTCCCGCGTGACCTGCAGGTGGACCAGCCGGCGTGCAATGCGTGGGACAACGAGACCGGCCAGTACGGCGCCGAGATGCCGCCCCAGAGCGGCGTCAAGCTCAACAGTGTCTACTTCTACGGCGGTCCGCAGTGCCTCGTCCGCGTGATCACCGCGATGAGTGGCCTCAACATCAATCACTTCATCGGGATGGACTTCTACGGTTTCGAGAAGGTCGTCCGCGCGATCGGCGGCGTCGAGGTCTGTTCGACGGTCCCGCTCTACGACTACGAGATCGGGCAGATCCTGCGCAAGCCCGGCAAGCAAAAGCTCACCGGTCGCCGCGCCCTGAACTACGTGCGCGCCCGCAACATCGCCTCGGAGGGCAACGGCGACTACGGCCGGATCAAACGTCAGCAGTTGTTCATGTCGTCCCTGCTGCGGTCGAGCCTGTCGGGCAATGTCCTGTCGAACCCCAACAAGCTCAACGGGATCGTCAACACCTTCATCGAATACAGCTACGTCGACGGAGTCGACACCCAGTCGCTGATCAGCCTGGCCGAATCGATGCAGGGCATCGAGGCCGGACGCGTCTCGTTCCTGACGATCCCGACCTCGGGTACGTCCACCGACGGGGCCAACAACGAGATCCCGCGCACCAGCGACATCGACGCGATCTTCGACGCCATCATCGACGACCTGCCCCTGCCGGGCGAGCAGGCACGCAAGAAGCCGCCGTCGTCGTCGAGGGCTCCCTCGAGTTCGGACGCGCCGAGCACGAACGCCGACGCCGGAACTCCCGGGCCCGTCACCGCCACGGCACAGAATCCCGGCAACGTGGGCGTCCGGGTGCTCAACGGCACCGATCAGACCGGTCTCGCCACCGAGGTGTCCGAACAACTCACCCCGTACGGCTTCGACGTCCGCGGTGTCGCCGACGCCTCGGAGAACCGCGACGACACCGTGGTGCGCTACGGGCCGGGGCAGCGCGACGCCGCCGCGACCCTCGCCGAGATGTTCCCCAACGCGAGCATCCAGCTCGACCGAACGGTCAAATCGGGCGT
- a CDS encoding nuclear transport factor 2 family protein yields MDTTETPTPPITASTPAELTPAQFTAAELDEAFAQFQRTVAEIAVSRDWDRYAELFTDDADYIEHALGTMRGREEIRAWIWRTMTSFPGSHMTGFPSLWHVVDAPTGRVICEVDNPMRDPGDSTHITATNITILTYAGEGRWSCEEDVYNPMEFGRAAMRWCEKARELGTIDESAAAWMETTGAMFASRR; encoded by the coding sequence ATGGACACCACCGAGACACCGACTCCACCGATCACCGCATCCACGCCGGCAGAGCTCACCCCAGCACAGTTCACGGCAGCCGAACTCGACGAGGCGTTCGCACAGTTCCAGCGCACGGTCGCCGAGATCGCCGTCAGCCGGGACTGGGATCGCTACGCCGAGCTGTTCACCGACGACGCCGACTACATCGAACACGCGCTCGGCACCATGCGCGGCCGCGAGGAGATCCGGGCCTGGATCTGGCGCACCATGACCTCCTTTCCCGGCAGCCACATGACCGGTTTCCCGTCGCTGTGGCATGTGGTCGACGCCCCGACCGGCCGGGTCATCTGCGAAGTCGACAACCCGATGCGCGATCCCGGTGACTCGACCCACATCACAGCCACCAACATCACCATCCTCACCTACGCCGGTGAGGGGCGCTGGAGCTGTGAGGAAGACGTGTACAACCCGATGGAGTTCGGGCGGGCGGCGATGCGCTGGTGTGAGAAAGCGCGCGAACTGGGCACCATCGACGAATCCGCAGCGGCCTGGATGGAGACCACCGGCGCCATGTTCGCCTCGCGGCGCTGA